Proteins encoded in a region of the Flavobacterium sp. PMTSA4 genome:
- a CDS encoding Ig-like domain-containing protein: MLISKSDLKLHIKDSIKTHQITFNQLNANNVAPMLDATGNQIYCPGTSIKIVTDMTIVDPDDIGIDAIYIQISSGYVNGEEFLTLTGIHPTINSSWNATTGTLSLTGVSSQPTYIDLIAAIKDVTFNSTSSNPSGIRNFSISVGQANYLPSNGHYYLYIPNLGITWTAAKVAAENTNYYGLQGYLATLTSAEESQIAGAQTTGAGWIGGSDAETEGVWKWVTGPENGTIFWNGLANGSTPNYAFWNTGEPNSAGDEDYAHITAVGVGILGSWNDLSNNGDTSGNYQPKGYIVEYGGMSGDPVLNISTSTTLTIPSIFPVSTQSICEMNSMTLSASATNGSISWYAIPSGGSPIAFGNTFTTPVLTSTTTYYLDPFPTGCTTGIRTPITVTVIQNPQLSTISSIMICENNSANLSATTNVGVINWFTSISSATPIATGSNFTTPIINQNTSYFVEANNNNCFSPRFEVTIITNAVPILPGDLTTTICQGQSIQLNAGIAGENYLWSTGESTQTITATISGQYNVVVTNASNCSSTRTFNIQVNEIPIIDDVITNEATVTITTTNTGNFEYSIDGINYQTSPIFLNVPGGIYTAYVNEISGCGNDSTLFAVISIPHFFTPNNDGYNDIWTIKGMSIYPNASVKIFDRYGKLITILNQSNPFWNGTFNGKILPADDYWYNAKIDDSLPEQKGHFALKR, encoded by the coding sequence ATGTTGATTTCAAAAAGTGATTTGAAATTACACATTAAAGACTCTATAAAAACTCATCAAATTACATTTAATCAATTAAATGCAAACAATGTTGCTCCTATGCTGGATGCAACTGGCAACCAAATTTATTGTCCAGGAACAAGCATAAAAATTGTTACAGACATGACCATTGTTGATCCTGATGATATTGGAATTGATGCTATTTACATCCAAATTTCATCGGGTTATGTAAATGGCGAAGAGTTTTTAACTTTGACAGGTATTCATCCAACTATTAATTCTTCATGGAATGCAACTACTGGAACACTCTCTTTAACAGGAGTTTCAAGTCAGCCAACTTATATAGATTTAATTGCGGCAATTAAAGATGTCACATTTAACTCAACCTCAAGCAACCCAAGCGGAATAAGAAACTTTTCAATTTCCGTTGGACAAGCTAATTATTTACCTTCTAATGGTCATTATTATCTCTACATCCCGAATTTAGGAATCACTTGGACAGCTGCAAAAGTAGCTGCTGAAAACACAAACTATTATGGCTTGCAAGGTTATTTGGCAACATTAACATCTGCTGAAGAATCACAAATTGCTGGTGCACAAACTACAGGCGCAGGTTGGATTGGCGGAAGTGATGCAGAAACAGAAGGCGTTTGGAAATGGGTAACTGGTCCTGAAAACGGAACAATCTTTTGGAATGGTTTAGCAAATGGCTCAACTCCAAATTATGCATTTTGGAATACTGGTGAACCCAATAGTGCAGGCGATGAAGATTATGCTCACATTACGGCAGTTGGAGTTGGAATTCTAGGTTCATGGAATGATTTGTCTAATAATGGAGATACGAGTGGAAACTATCAACCAAAAGGATACATTGTTGAATATGGCGGAATGTCTGGCGATCCTGTTTTAAATATTTCCACAAGTACAACTTTAACTATTCCGTCTATTTTTCCTGTTAGTACTCAGTCAATTTGTGAAATGAATTCTATGACACTTAGTGCTAGTGCAACTAATGGTTCAATTAGCTGGTATGCTATTCCTTCTGGCGGAAGTCCTATTGCATTTGGCAATACATTTACAACTCCTGTTTTAACTTCAACTACAACATATTATTTAGATCCTTTCCCAACAGGTTGCACAACTGGAATTAGAACTCCAATAACGGTAACGGTAATACAAAATCCACAATTATCCACAATCTCATCAATAATGATTTGCGAAAATAATTCTGCGAACTTATCTGCAACAACGAATGTTGGTGTAATAAATTGGTTTACCTCTATTTCAAGCGCAACACCAATTGCAACTGGAAGTAATTTTACAACACCAATTATTAATCAAAATACTAGTTATTTTGTTGAAGCAAATAACAACAATTGTTTTTCACCAAGATTTGAAGTAACTATAATCACAAATGCAGTTCCAATACTTCCTGGAGATTTGACAACAACTATTTGTCAAGGACAATCAATCCAATTGAATGCTGGAATTGCAGGAGAGAATTATCTTTGGTCAACTGGTGAATCAACCCAGACTATTACAGCTACAATTAGCGGTCAATATAATGTAGTTGTAACCAATGCGTCAAACTGTTCGTCAACTAGAACATTTAATATTCAAGTTAATGAAATTCCAATAATTGATGACGTAATTACAAATGAAGCTACAGTTACTATAACCACAACAAATACAGGAAATTTTGAATATTCAATTGATGGTATAAATTATCAAACTTCTCCCATTTTCTTGAATGTTCCTGGAGGAATTTATACTGCTTATGTAAACGAAATTAGTGGTTGTGGAAATGATTCTACTCTATTTGCAGTAATCTCGATACCTCACTTTTTTACTCCAAATAATGATGGTTATAACGATATTTGGACTATTAAAGGAATGTCAATCTATCCAAATGCAAGCGTCAAAATTTTTGATCGTTATGGAAAGTTGATAACAATACTTAATCAATCTAATCCTTTTTGGAACGGCACTTTTAACGGAAAAATTCTTCCAGCAGATGATTATTGGTACAATGCAAAAATTGATGATAGTTTACCCGAACAAAAAGGTCATTTTGCTCTAAAACGATAA
- the folK gene encoding 2-amino-4-hydroxy-6-hydroxymethyldihydropteridine diphosphokinase has translation MKQHQVILSLGSNQGNRLENIERCIQQIQNEIGTVIRVSKLYETPAWGFESEKFYNCALVMHTAKAANQILEEVLALETKLGRVRTEAEGYQSRIIDIDVIAFDEEIIDSEKLKVPHPEMQNRLFVLVPMRDLNLDWRHPILQKYLHELVVLSEDKANCKFIKTLENPLHKISLNSFNYIAIEGNIGAGKTTLSNKLAEDFNAKTVLERFADNPFLPKFYEDQSRYAFPLEMSFLADRYQQTADDLAQFDLFKDFIVADYHIFKSLIFAKVTLAEDEFRLYKTMFDIIYKEMPKPDLYIYLYQSTERLLENIKARGRDYEQEIPAEYLEKINNGYLDYIKTQKDLNVLIIDVTERDFIKSQEDYMFILNEIQGKTSK, from the coding sequence ATGAAGCAACATCAAGTCATTTTATCGTTAGGCAGTAATCAAGGCAACCGACTTGAAAATATTGAACGTTGTATTCAACAAATTCAGAATGAAATTGGAACGGTTATACGAGTTTCCAAGTTATACGAAACGCCAGCTTGGGGTTTTGAAAGCGAGAAGTTCTATAATTGTGCTTTAGTGATGCATACTGCAAAAGCGGCCAATCAAATTTTAGAAGAAGTTTTAGCTTTAGAAACAAAATTGGGTAGAGTTCGAACAGAAGCAGAAGGTTATCAATCAAGAATTATCGATATTGATGTTATTGCTTTTGATGAAGAAATTATTGATTCTGAAAAGTTAAAAGTGCCGCATCCTGAAATGCAAAACCGTTTGTTTGTTTTGGTTCCGATGCGCGATTTGAATTTAGATTGGCGTCATCCTATTTTACAGAAATATTTGCATGAACTAGTAGTACTTTCGGAAGATAAGGCGAATTGTAAATTCATAAAAACTTTAGAAAATCCGTTGCATAAAATTTCGTTGAATAGTTTTAATTACATTGCTATCGAAGGAAATATTGGTGCTGGAAAAACGACCTTATCTAATAAATTAGCGGAAGATTTTAATGCAAAAACGGTTTTAGAACGTTTTGCAGATAATCCTTTTTTGCCAAAATTTTATGAAGACCAAAGCCGTTATGCATTTCCTTTAGAAATGTCATTTTTGGCGGATAGATACCAACAAACGGCTGATGATTTGGCACAATTTGACTTGTTTAAAGATTTTATTGTTGCCGATTATCATATTTTTAAATCATTGATTTTTGCAAAAGTTACTCTTGCAGAAGATGAATTTAGGCTATACAAAACCATGTTTGATATCATTTATAAAGAAATGCCAAAACCTGATTTGTATATTTATTTGTATCAAAGTACCGAGCGACTTTTAGAAAATATTAAAGCTCGTGGAAGAGATTATGAACAAGAAATTCCGGCCGAATATTTGGAAAAAATAAACAATGGTTATCTTGATTATATTAAAACACAAAAAGACTTGAACGTTTTAATCATTGATGTAACCGAACGAGATTTTATCAAAAGTCAAGAAGATTATATGTTTATTTTGAACGAAATTCAAGGAAAAACCTCAAAATAA
- a CDS encoding AsmA-like C-terminal region-containing protein, whose product MVKKILKIVGIVLLLLIVSAFAIPYFFKDQIKAKIEKTINEKVDAKVAFADADLSLFRNFPNASVRVEKLSIINKAPFEGDTLVAFEELNLKMSIKELFKGEDEPINIDGISSKNGLINIIFNKDGIGNYDIALKDDKDKKDDDKSKPMAFKIKEYSVENFRFQYYDEASKMKMVLDSINHEGKGDFAASKLDLDTKTTAKVSLDMDKANYLKNVALSLDAVLGIDMEQSKYTFKENKAKINELPLEFNGFIQMVENGQLYDLTFKTPTSSFKNFLGLIPAQYATNIKDVKTEGDFTVNGFAKGTYTDTTIPKFNIEIASNNASFQYPNLPKSVQNIMIDTRIINETGVMNDTYVNLDKLSFRIDQDVFNAKANIRNIAENALVNADLKGTINLGNVTKAYPVKLDKPLSGILKADVKTEFDMQSVEKSDYARIKNAGNIDLTGFNYTDENGKKMAISKAVVEFNPSRVNLKQFNAVTGKSDLAVNGVLENFYGFVFKNQELKGDFNLNSNQIAVDDFMTTNEPKEGEKKQTEAMKIPAFLNCTLTAKANTVLYDNLTLRDVSGKLIIKDQKVTLENGKTNIFNGLITFNGDVSTKEKTPKFNMNLGLNNVDIAQTFTQLDMMKKIAPIAGIINGKLNSTIHLNGNLDEKEMTPDLKSLTGDLLGQLLSTTVNSKNSTLLSALDSNLNFIDLNKLNLNDLKAALTFKDGKVNIKPFDLKYQDISATIGGTHGFDQLMNYDLKLNVPAKYLGTEVNNLIAKLTPADANKVESVPINAMLTGSFSNPKVSTDVKQATTNLVTNLVKQQKDKLVNNTKDALNDVISNVTKPKTDSTKTDVKTDVKDKATGLIKGLLGGKKKEEPKKTE is encoded by the coding sequence ATGGTAAAGAAAATTTTAAAAATCGTTGGAATTGTATTGTTACTTTTAATCGTTTCTGCTTTTGCAATTCCTTATTTTTTCAAAGATCAAATTAAAGCCAAAATTGAAAAAACCATCAACGAAAAAGTAGATGCAAAAGTGGCTTTTGCTGATGCTGATTTGAGTTTGTTCAGAAACTTTCCAAATGCAAGTGTACGTGTTGAAAAGCTATCCATTATAAATAAAGCGCCTTTTGAAGGCGATACTTTGGTTGCTTTTGAAGAATTAAACCTTAAAATGTCCATCAAAGAATTATTTAAAGGCGAAGATGAACCAATCAATATTGACGGTATTTCATCAAAAAATGGTTTGATTAATATTATTTTCAACAAAGATGGGATTGGTAATTATGACATTGCTTTAAAAGACGACAAAGACAAAAAAGATGATGATAAAAGCAAACCAATGGCTTTTAAAATCAAAGAATACTCGGTTGAAAATTTCAGATTTCAGTACTATGACGAAGCTTCTAAAATGAAAATGGTTTTAGATTCTATAAATCACGAAGGAAAAGGCGATTTCGCCGCTTCTAAACTCGATTTGGACACCAAAACAACTGCAAAAGTTTCTTTGGACATGGACAAAGCCAATTATTTAAAAAATGTTGCCTTGTCTTTAGATGCTGTTCTTGGTATTGACATGGAGCAAAGCAAATATACTTTCAAAGAAAACAAAGCAAAAATCAACGAATTGCCTTTAGAATTCAATGGTTTCATTCAAATGGTTGAAAATGGTCAGCTATATGATTTGACTTTTAAAACGCCAACTTCTTCCTTTAAAAATTTCTTAGGACTAATTCCGGCACAGTATGCAACGAATATAAAAGATGTAAAAACCGAAGGCGATTTTACCGTAAATGGTTTTGCGAAAGGAACGTATACTGATACTACGATTCCAAAATTCAACATCGAAATTGCTTCTAACAATGCTTCGTTTCAATATCCTAATTTGCCAAAATCGGTTCAGAACATCATGATTGATACCCGAATCATCAATGAAACTGGTGTAATGAATGATACCTATGTAAATCTGGATAAATTATCATTCCGCATTGACCAAGATGTTTTTAACGCCAAAGCAAACATTAGAAACATTGCCGAAAACGCCTTGGTAAATGCCGATTTAAAAGGAACTATCAATCTTGGCAATGTTACTAAAGCTTATCCTGTGAAGTTAGACAAACCACTTTCGGGAATTTTGAAAGCCGATGTAAAAACCGAATTCGACATGCAATCGGTAGAAAAAAGCGATTATGCACGAATTAAAAATGCTGGTAATATCGATTTGACTGGCTTTAATTATACTGATGAAAACGGCAAAAAAATGGCTATCAGCAAAGCTGTTGTTGAGTTTAACCCAAGTCGTGTGAATTTGAAACAATTTAACGCTGTTACTGGAAAGAGTGATTTGGCTGTTAACGGTGTTCTAGAAAATTTCTATGGTTTTGTATTCAAAAACCAAGAGTTGAAAGGTGATTTTAACTTAAACTCCAATCAAATTGCGGTGGATGATTTCATGACTACGAACGAACCAAAAGAAGGCGAAAAGAAACAAACCGAAGCTATGAAAATTCCAGCGTTCTTAAATTGTACACTTACCGCCAAAGCTAACACGGTTTTGTATGACAATTTAACTTTGAGAGATGTTTCGGGAAAACTAATCATTAAAGACCAAAAAGTAACGCTTGAAAACGGAAAAACTAATATTTTCAATGGGTTAATTACGTTTAATGGCGATGTTTCTACCAAAGAAAAAACGCCTAAATTCAATATGAATTTGGGGTTAAACAATGTTGATATTGCGCAAACGTTTACCCAATTGGACATGATGAAAAAAATTGCTCCAATTGCAGGAATCATAAACGGAAAATTGAATTCTACCATTCATCTTAACGGAAATCTTGATGAAAAAGAAATGACTCCCGATTTAAAATCATTGACTGGAGATTTGCTAGGTCAATTACTTTCTACAACTGTAAATTCTAAAAATTCAACGTTGCTTTCTGCTTTAGACAGCAATTTGAATTTTATTGATTTGAACAAATTAAATCTAAACGATTTAAAAGCAGCGTTGACGTTTAAAGACGGAAAAGTAAACATCAAACCTTTTGACTTAAAATACCAAGATATTTCGGCAACCATTGGCGGAACACATGGTTTTGACCAATTGATGAATTATGATTTAAAATTAAATGTTCCTGCCAAATATTTAGGAACCGAAGTCAACAATTTAATTGCAAAACTAACGCCTGCCGATGCTAATAAAGTAGAAAGCGTGCCTATCAATGCAATGCTGACAGGTAGTTTTTCGAATCCAAAAGTTTCAACCGACGTAAAACAAGCCACTACAAATTTGGTTACGAATTTGGTAAAACAACAAAAAGACAAATTGGTTAATAATACCAAAGACGCGTTGAACGATGTGATTTCAAACGTTACAAAACCAAAAACCGATAGTACCAAAACCGATGTCAAAACCGATGTGAAAGACAAAGCAACTGGCTTAATTAAAGGTTTGCTTGGCGGCAAGAAAAAAGAAGAACCCAAAAAAACTGAATAA
- a CDS encoding DUF2797 domain-containing protein translates to MTYEGVLTKMQTEFQAPIQYYLVFENSFLNLNQLLDKSLEINFVGYQCLNCGKKKKIFRQGFCYDCFMSSAAAGDWIMKPELSTAHLDIEDRDLEYEKRVQLQPHIVYLALSSEVKVGVTRKTQVPTRWIDQGAVQAIPIVEVPNRYLAGITEVALKDHFADKTNWQKMLKNEVPDMDLIAERSKLKSFLPNEVQEYFHPEKEDLYELKFPVLQYPKKVNSLNLDKTANFTGKLTGIKGQYLLFEDGTVFNVRTYEGYVVKLSV, encoded by the coding sequence ATGACTTACGAAGGAGTTTTAACCAAAATGCAAACCGAATTTCAAGCGCCAATTCAATATTATCTGGTGTTTGAAAACAGTTTTTTGAACCTCAATCAATTATTAGACAAATCGCTAGAAATAAATTTCGTTGGCTATCAATGTTTGAATTGTGGAAAAAAGAAAAAGATTTTTCGTCAAGGATTTTGTTACGATTGTTTTATGAGTTCGGCTGCGGCTGGCGATTGGATTATGAAACCCGAACTTTCAACAGCACATCTTGATATTGAAGACCGAGATTTAGAATACGAAAAAAGAGTACAATTGCAACCGCATATTGTTTATTTGGCTTTATCTAGCGAAGTGAAAGTTGGTGTTACCCGAAAAACGCAAGTTCCAACCCGTTGGATTGACCAAGGCGCGGTACAAGCCATTCCGATTGTGGAAGTTCCTAATCGTTATTTAGCCGGAATTACTGAGGTTGCGCTCAAAGACCATTTTGCCGACAAAACCAACTGGCAAAAAATGCTTAAAAATGAAGTTCCCGATATGGATTTGATTGCTGAACGTTCAAAATTAAAATCTTTTTTACCCAATGAAGTGCAAGAATATTTTCATCCCGAAAAAGAAGATTTATACGAACTCAAATTCCCAGTGTTGCAGTATCCGAAAAAAGTGAACAGTTTAAATTTAGATAAAACAGCCAATTTTACGGGGAAACTAACCGGTATTAAAGGGCAATATTTACTTTTTGAAGACGGAACGGTCTTTAATGTTCGCACCTACGAAGGTTATGTTGTGAAACTTTCGGTTTAA
- a CDS encoding GH3 auxin-responsive promoter family protein, producing MPFPIINSIASWVLKQRIHQIELFLKYPNEVQNELLMNLIRNCEETVVGKKYDFNSVKNYNTFAERVPVSTYEDLEPMIELTRKGAQNVFWHKPIKWFAKSSGTTNAKSKFIPVSETALMDCHYKGSKDLLCMYLNNNEDSELFLGKSLRLGGSSQIYENNKTYFGDLSAILIENMPIWAEFSSTPSSRISLMSEWEEKLTAIINETKAENVTSFAGVPSWMLVLLNRILTETGKENLYELWPNLEVYFHGGVSFEPYRDQYNKILPNSNFKYYEIYNASEGFFAIQDLNDSNDLLLMLDYGIFYEFIPMDTFGTENQKIIRLSEVELYKNYAIVITTNSGLWRYMIGDTVRFTSLNPYRIRVSGRTKHYINVFGEELMVENTDKAIAKTCSELNCDVKDYTVAPIFMKGKEKGAHEWMVEFNKHPDDIKSFQKLLDENLQAINSDYEAKRYKNMTLNNLKVNVARENLFYDWLKENNKLGGQHKIPRLSNERDYLEQLKNMMVEIPK from the coding sequence ATGCCATTTCCAATCATCAATTCAATTGCTTCGTGGGTTTTGAAACAGCGCATTCATCAGATTGAGTTGTTTCTAAAATATCCGAATGAAGTTCAGAATGAATTGCTGATGAATTTAATTCGCAACTGCGAAGAAACGGTTGTTGGAAAAAAATACGATTTCAATTCAGTTAAAAATTATAACACTTTTGCCGAAAGAGTTCCGGTTTCTACTTATGAAGATTTAGAACCAATGATTGAGCTAACGCGAAAAGGAGCGCAAAATGTTTTTTGGCACAAACCTATCAAATGGTTTGCAAAATCTAGCGGAACTACCAATGCAAAAAGTAAATTCATTCCGGTTAGCGAAACCGCTTTGATGGATTGTCATTACAAAGGCAGCAAAGATTTGCTGTGCATGTATTTGAACAATAATGAAGATTCTGAATTGTTTTTGGGCAAAAGTTTACGCCTTGGTGGAAGTTCTCAAATCTATGAAAACAACAAAACGTATTTTGGCGATTTATCGGCAATACTGATTGAAAACATGCCAATTTGGGCAGAATTCAGCAGTACGCCAAGCAGTAGAATTTCATTAATGAGCGAATGGGAAGAAAAATTAACTGCCATAATTAATGAAACTAAAGCCGAAAATGTAACCAGTTTTGCAGGTGTTCCTTCTTGGATGTTGGTGTTGTTAAACCGAATTCTAACCGAAACTGGCAAAGAAAATCTTTATGAATTGTGGCCAAATTTAGAAGTATATTTTCACGGCGGAGTAAGTTTTGAACCTTATCGCGACCAATACAATAAAATTTTACCTAATTCGAATTTTAAATATTACGAAATATACAACGCTTCCGAAGGATTTTTTGCCATTCAGGATTTGAACGATAGCAATGATTTATTGTTGATGCTGGATTATGGAATTTTCTACGAATTTATTCCGATGGATACTTTTGGCACCGAAAATCAAAAAATTATTCGCCTTTCAGAAGTTGAATTGTATAAAAACTACGCCATTGTGATTACAACCAACTCGGGTTTATGGCGCTATATGATTGGCGATACCGTTCGATTTACATCGTTGAATCCATACAGAATAAGAGTTTCGGGAAGAACCAAACACTATATTAATGTTTTTGGTGAAGAATTGATGGTAGAAAACACCGATAAAGCCATTGCCAAAACTTGTTCAGAATTGAACTGTGATGTGAAAGATTATACCGTTGCTCCTATTTTTATGAAAGGAAAAGAAAAAGGTGCGCACGAATGGATGGTTGAATTTAACAAACATCCAGATGATATAAAATCATTTCAAAAATTACTAGACGAAAACCTTCAAGCCATTAACTCTGACTACGAAGCTAAACGCTACAAAAACATGACATTGAACAATTTGAAAGTCAATGTTGCCCGCGAAAATTTGTTTTACGATTGGCTGAAAGAAAACAATAAATTAGGCGGACAACACAAAATACCAAGACTTTCAAACGAACGTGATTATTTGGAACAATTGAAAAACATGATGGTAGAAATACCAAAATAA
- a CDS encoding TonB-dependent receptor domain-containing protein, producing MKSLFTALIVSFSATFYAQEAEKTFQQTTVNDTIKSPKINELEGVTIFGNKKQFVKVDADKTTISIKENPMLSTGNALEAVKKLPGVITSPTGSLTLNGKGVAVYIDNAPSTLSGQDLQNYLSSLPANAIEKVELIYNPGAAFDANASGSIINIITSSRRMKGINASFNINYNFNKYQKPSPQILLNGKEKDLSWQTMIGYNYIDSENRTITNQTFTAFTPNKVLEQENFSVNTNRNFYWRTGTNYKLSDRTNFLLNYNLYLGNDRTVFDATTFGENIDYYNNGISKTKHQNHELSLQYKTKLDTLGRTLDITGYSNLFKRNPITNSDATDFVSNENYFNNGENDFDLKNYYLKYDFNIPFEKYNFSIATGGKYNILKVDNVGDYFINSPTANTINFDYTENNLAFYAEARKKIKKFSFTLGLRFEDFNVERISSTVAEKIKFRNTNLFPNMSAIYEINDNVNLSASYSRKINQPNYNTLDPNNSSTFDQYNSSQGNIFLNPTFFDNYEFKVSAMQFIQFGANFTRTKDNNLFIFSADANATEPVSNQTFQQFKRYDTFSAFLSFPIPLDYFFKGKEEFQKRMNYMDKMNYIFLNINYVKNEIEGFEFPYSNKAIWNYSAQAQFILPWEIKNTITYFIVDKGNWEIYKITKPIQQFDISFHREFMDKKLKLGLHCFDVFNANEVNALVGGQNLNTTFYQKQDSRTFRISLTYNFGNLKLQKENTNIDVEKVQSTGGFGK from the coding sequence ATGAAATCATTATTCACTGCACTTATTGTATCCTTTAGTGCAACTTTTTATGCTCAAGAAGCTGAAAAAACTTTCCAACAAACTACTGTTAACGACACTATTAAATCTCCAAAAATAAATGAACTTGAAGGTGTCACTATTTTTGGAAACAAAAAACAATTTGTAAAAGTTGACGCTGATAAAACAACCATCAGCATCAAAGAAAACCCAATGCTAAGCACCGGTAATGCTTTGGAAGCTGTAAAAAAACTACCTGGTGTTATTACTTCGCCAACAGGAAGTTTAACCTTAAACGGAAAAGGTGTCGCTGTTTATATTGACAATGCTCCAAGTACATTGAGCGGACAAGATTTGCAAAATTATCTTTCTTCGTTACCCGCCAACGCAATTGAAAAAGTTGAATTAATATACAATCCTGGTGCTGCATTTGATGCCAATGCCAGTGGTTCAATTATTAATATCATTACAAGTTCAAGAAGAATGAAAGGAATTAATGCGAGTTTTAACATTAATTACAACTTCAATAAATACCAAAAACCAAGCCCTCAAATTCTTTTAAATGGAAAAGAAAAAGACTTAAGTTGGCAAACTATGATTGGCTACAACTATATTGATAGCGAAAACAGAACGATTACCAATCAAACCTTTACAGCGTTTACTCCAAATAAGGTTTTGGAACAAGAAAATTTTTCGGTAAACACCAATAGAAATTTTTATTGGAGAACAGGAACTAACTATAAATTAAGCGACAGAACAAATTTTCTTTTAAACTATAATTTATATTTAGGTAATGACCGAACAGTTTTTGACGCAACTACTTTTGGTGAAAATATCGATTATTACAACAATGGTATTTCTAAAACTAAACACCAAAATCACGAATTGAGTTTGCAATACAAAACAAAATTAGACACTTTAGGAAGAACGCTAGATATTACTGGTTATAGTAACTTATTCAAAAGAAATCCAATTACAAACTCTGATGCAACAGATTTTGTTTCGAATGAAAACTATTTTAATAATGGTGAAAATGATTTTGATTTAAAAAATTATTACTTGAAATATGATTTCAATATTCCTTTTGAAAAGTACAATTTTTCAATAGCAACTGGTGGAAAATACAATATTTTAAAAGTAGATAACGTTGGCGATTATTTCATTAATAGTCCAACTGCCAACACTATAAATTTTGACTACACCGAAAATAATTTGGCTTTTTATGCTGAAGCAAGAAAAAAAATAAAGAAGTTTAGTTTCACTTTAGGCCTACGTTTTGAAGATTTTAATGTTGAGCGTATTTCGAGTACCGTTGCTGAAAAAATCAAGTTCAGAAACACAAATTTGTTTCCTAACATGAGTGCTATTTATGAAATAAATGATAATGTAAATCTTTCAGCTTCTTATTCAAGAAAAATTAATCAACCAAATTACAATACTTTAGACCCAAATAATAGCTCAACTTTTGACCAATATAATTCATCGCAAGGAAATATATTTTTAAATCCAACGTTCTTTGACAATTATGAATTCAAGGTTTCAGCGATGCAATTTATTCAGTTTGGAGCCAATTTCACACGAACAAAAGACAACAATCTATTTATTTTTAGCGCTGATGCTAATGCAACTGAACCCGTTAGCAATCAAACTTTCCAACAGTTTAAAAGATATGATACTTTTAGTGCTTTTTTGAGTTTCCCAATTCCTCTGGATTATTTCTTCAAAGGAAAAGAAGAGTTTCAAAAGAGAATGAATTATATGGATAAGATGAATTATATTTTCTTGAACATTAATTATGTTAAAAATGAAATTGAAGGTTTTGAATTTCCATATTCTAACAAAGCCATTTGGAATTATTCGGCACAAGCACAATTTATTTTGCCTTGGGAAATTAAAAATACAATTACCTATTTTATCGTAGACAAAGGAAATTGGGAAATTTATAAAATCACAAAACCAATTCAACAGTTTGATATTTCTTTCCACAGAGAATTTATGGATAAAAAATTAAAACTAGGTTTACATTGCTTTGATGTATTTAATGCTAATGAAGTAAATGCGTTAGTTGGAGGCCAAAATTTGAACACTACTTTTTATCAAAAACAAGACAGCAGAACTTTTAGAATTTCGTTGACTTACAATTTTGGAAACTTAAAATTGCAAAAAGAAAACACCAATATTGATGTTGAAAAAGTACAAAGTACTGGAGGTTTTGGAAAATAA